CCAATCATAATTCAGTGCTCAATATATAATTCACATGATTTGTCAGCTTCAATGGTGGTTTTCACTTCTTGATATCATTTTCTCACATTCAAtattattatttagttatttgttaatataacatattaataaTGACAAAAACTTTCAACCAGATGACAACTGTTTTTTATATATTCAATAAAAAGATATAATAAACATCTAGTGACAATCACGCAATTTCACATGATATAACTATTTCTCACTAAACTTTATAACTAATTTTGAaaacttataaaaaaattatttacagGGAATGGTACAATTGACATTGGCAGTTTCAGTCAAATTCTTAAAGCCAACATGCATCAATGGAGTATGCAACAAAGCCACCACTTCTCAAATTGCATTTTTCTACTCATCTCTATACATCATAGCCATAGGTGCAGGTGGGACCAAGACCAATATTTCAACTTTTGGTGCTGaccaatttgatgattttgatccTGATGAAAAAAGGCTCAAAGTTTCCTTTTTCAATTGGTGGATGTTTAGTAGCTTCTTTGGTGCACTTGTTGCCACCCTTTGTCTTTTGTATATTCAAGAAAACTTGGGTTGGGGTCTTGGCTATGGCATCCCAACAGGTGGTCTCATTTTGTCACTTGTTATTTTCTACATTGGTACCCCTATGTATAGGCATAAAATGAGGAAGACCAATATTAGCCCCGCCACGGATTTCTTCCACGTAGTAAGAGCGGCAATTGCCAATCGCCGTTGTGAGCTACCAAGTGACTCGTCGGAGCTTCATGAGCTTGATTTGCAACATTATGTCGAAAACGGGAAACGCCAAGTCTATCACACTCCAAATTTCAGGTaccactttgtttttttttttttttttttatttagatgAATTTAACTATTTAAGTCACTTTCTTCACttgtgttttagaaaaccaattaTTTCCATTGTGGGTCCCTCTTACATTAAAAACGGTTTAGGTTGGGGATGAGACAGTTTGTTACAAGTTATAATTGTTGCGGAATTGTGTTCAAGATTCATCAAATGGTCCATAAGATGTGGCTATCAAATGGGTCCATAATCTTTAATTTATGTTAAGTTGGGCCAATGGACCATAAAGATTCAAAATCCAAAGGAGATTCTTAGCATATGTATTTCATTACTTTTTgaaattatgtttatttattacaTATTCTATAAACATTGATTTCTTTTTTACaacttaaaagataaaaaaaaaatgagCGGTTCGGGTTGGATTTTTCTTCATAGAACATTAAATTCCAATTTTTTGATCTTAGGTTCTTGGACAAAGGGGCACTCAAAGAAGATAAGGTTAGCAACTCAAAGAGACCACCATGCACAATTACTCAAGTGGAAGAAGTGAAGCTTGTTTTGGGGATGGGCATGATATGGGTTGTAACCTTGATTCCTAGCACCATTTGGGCCCAAATCAACACTTTGTTTGTAAAACAAGGCACCACTTTGGACCGACGCATTGGGTCAAGCTTCCAATTACCTGCGGCATCACTGGGGGGCTTTGTTACACTTTCTATGTTAATCTCGGTACCAATGTATGATAGATATTTTGTGCCTCTAATGCGTAAACGAACCAAGAACCCTAGGGGAATCACCTTGCTCCAAAGGCTTGGGACTGGATTTGCAATTCAAATTGTAGCCATAACAATTGCTTGTTTAGTTGAAGTTAGAAGAATGAAATGTATCAAATCCCACAACGTGTTAGATCCTGATGATGTTATCCCGATGACCATTTTCTGGTTATTGCCTCAATACATCCTTCTCGGGGTAGCTGACGTGTTTAATGCGATTGGGTTACTTGAATTTTTCTATGACCAATCCCCTGAAGATATGCAAAGTCTTGGAACAACATTCTTTACAAGCGGAATTGGTGTTGGCAACTTCTTGAATAGTTTATTGGTGACGACGGTTGACAAATTAACAAGTAGAGGTGGAAACAAGAGTTGGATCGGAAAAAACTTAAACGAGTCACATTTGGATTACTATTACGGGTTTCTTATGTTGATTTCAACATTAAATTTTGGAGCATTCTTGTGGGCATCAAACAAATATGTGTATAAAAGGGAGTTAAATGTAGAAGCAAACCATCAAAGTCTAGAGATAGAATGCAAACCATTGGAAGTAGTTCCACTTGGGTTGCAAGTTTAAAATGGTTTGGAACAACTTTGATTTGATTGTTATTCAATGTGTACTAAAAAACATTAGTATCCAAGAAAACTATTTTATGGCTTAGAAAAAcattagtatccaaaaaaaactATTTTATGGCTTATTGTATCATTATAATAAAAGCATTTACTTTACTTATTAAAATTTTTAGTCTCTATCTATTTCATACTCATAAACCTACTATAAACAAAGTATTGTTGTTTCATATCTTGGAGTAGT
Above is a window of Helianthus annuus cultivar XRQ/B chromosome 14, HanXRQr2.0-SUNRISE, whole genome shotgun sequence DNA encoding:
- the LOC110904944 gene encoding protein NRT1/ PTR FAMILY 5.1, producing MDEKGYTQDGTVNLRRQPVLSSKTGKWRACAFLVAYEAFERMAFYAVASNLVVYLTKELREDNVASVRNVNNWSGAVWMTPILGAYIADSYLGRFWTFTLSSIIYVLGMVQLTLAVSVKFLKPTCINGVCNKATTSQIAFFYSSLYIIAIGAGGTKTNISTFGADQFDDFDPDEKRLKVSFFNWWMFSSFFGALVATLCLLYIQENLGWGLGYGIPTGGLILSLVIFYIGTPMYRHKMRKTNISPATDFFHVVRAAIANRRCELPSDSSELHELDLQHYVENGKRQVYHTPNFRFLDKGALKEDKVSNSKRPPCTITQVEEVKLVLGMGMIWVVTLIPSTIWAQINTLFVKQGTTLDRRIGSSFQLPAASLGGFVTLSMLISVPMYDRYFVPLMRKRTKNPRGITLLQRLGTGFAIQIVAITIACLVEVRRMKCIKSHNVLDPDDVIPMTIFWLLPQYILLGVADVFNAIGLLEFFYDQSPEDMQSLGTTFFTSGIGVGNFLNSLLVTTVDKLTSRGGNKSWIGKNLNESHLDYYYGFLMLISTLNFGAFLWASNKYVYKRELNVEANHQSLEIECKPLEVVPLGLQV